Proteins encoded by one window of Cyanobium sp. NS01:
- a CDS encoding HlyD family secretion protein: MSEQLRPASVQEFLPSVRPWVRLAGAVLVGSFLAGVALMAVWPYRVVVRASGSVRPSGETSLVHAPRDGRVREIRIQPNQQVERGEVLAVMDPADLEGRELKLQQGGTSLDNQLAAQRRQNTAALEAARLEVEKARASLDLSRSEYQRYSQLVSSGAASREQMEEKRASLSVAESNLAKAQRDVEQQQSRGENALARLGQQQSENQAERAQLSRDLGRQLIRAPVGGVIFSLALRNPLQVVTAGQELAQIAPEGAPFLAKVLVSSSDIANVEVGQRADLRLAGCPFPDFGTLRAEVVSVAPDAAAAAAAPGGAAASGYAVTLRPEQTELRSSSRSCGLRLGMDLTADITTRVETVLQFLLRKTRLLVGL, encoded by the coding sequence ATGAGCGAGCAGCTGCGCCCGGCCTCCGTTCAGGAGTTCCTGCCCTCGGTGCGTCCCTGGGTGCGCCTGGCCGGCGCCGTGCTGGTGGGGAGTTTCCTGGCCGGCGTGGCGCTGATGGCGGTGTGGCCCTACCGGGTGGTGGTGAGGGCCTCCGGTTCGGTACGTCCCAGTGGCGAGACCAGCCTGGTGCACGCGCCCCGGGATGGGCGGGTGAGGGAGATCCGCATCCAGCCCAATCAGCAGGTGGAACGGGGTGAGGTGCTGGCGGTGATGGACCCCGCCGATCTGGAGGGCAGGGAGCTGAAGCTGCAGCAGGGCGGCACGTCTCTCGACAACCAGCTGGCGGCGCAGCGCAGGCAGAACACGGCTGCTCTGGAGGCGGCGCGACTGGAAGTGGAGAAGGCCCGGGCCAGCCTTGATCTGTCCCGTTCGGAGTACCAGCGCTACAGCCAGCTCGTCAGCAGTGGTGCCGCCTCCCGCGAGCAGATGGAGGAGAAGCGCGCCAGCCTGAGCGTGGCGGAGTCCAACCTGGCCAAGGCCCAGCGGGATGTGGAGCAGCAGCAGTCCCGCGGAGAAAATGCCCTGGCGCGCCTGGGCCAGCAACAGAGCGAAAACCAGGCCGAACGGGCCCAGCTCAGCCGTGATCTCGGACGCCAGCTGATCAGGGCGCCGGTGGGTGGGGTGATCTTCTCCCTCGCCCTGCGCAACCCCCTCCAGGTGGTGACGGCCGGCCAGGAGCTGGCGCAGATCGCGCCCGAGGGAGCGCCGTTCCTGGCGAAGGTGCTGGTGTCGTCTTCGGACATCGCCAACGTGGAGGTGGGCCAGCGGGCCGATCTGCGTCTGGCGGGCTGCCCCTTCCCCGATTTCGGCACCCTGCGGGCCGAGGTGGTGTCCGTGGCTCCCGATGCGGCCGCAGCTGCTGCGGCCCCGGGCGGGGCGGCGGCCAGCGGCTATGCGGTGACGCTGCGCCCGGAGCAGACCGAGCTGCGCTCATCGTCCCGGAGCTGCGGGCTGCGGCTGGGCATGGACCTCACCGCTGACATCACCACCCGGGTCGAGACCGTGCTTCAGTTCCTGCTGCGCAAGACCAGGCTGCTGGTGGGGCTGTGA
- a CDS encoding T3SS effector HopA1 family protein: MVVRLNSAGIHEYLMHQGLCDSTDVVEDVQQLLGKNLNLLVQIRQHDAPPSSASQLLIKQAPIGRTELPSQDFEEEWRIHQLLACHEQLLPLQALLPQGLKFDADNAIQIFRYLGPYSDLGDFYDDAEQFSAKIPVAIGSALATLHQATFQRQDYHLELDPESAGHEAEPPDFRDELENLTPEIFRQISIDGLKFYRLYNRSKELSKAIAELEHDYEPCCLVHHDLKFRNILLHDDWFRWQPPPCLPAAVEALCLPDAQGLVRLIDWEQWAWGDPAFDVGALVAEYLRLWLKSLVLSRDVDLAVALQLAAVPLDRLQPSLSAFMQAYLAQFPGILAAFPDFPARVLRFAGLGLIGAIQDRLHYRESCGNLEIAMLQVARSLLCNPEAAMVTVFGRSHVSPDDFQPPGPEPDLEPDRGGIGSTCSAAPSPLDTLELQAEVPQPHWLQHGSGQEALADLINHVRIEPPLICHPAYADLDLVHPGEPVSTGVDQRQQRLSKLPEQLRQAYVVGQVRNYLHDIYFSGEQERKIAGPAVTKEFKNDAVSGLNVDYFHRIQLANGGTGFLDSDWMVIGWDEHRAQVEKDGLRLWVDPNIDLVLQDGLKAGRGSAEAAPAAVGTMVVLRLPNAVLTEESYSAIGNAGEPALDQAGISIYFNISAEGALVLMDVLTKALNQQDFPFALTILTDPESYSRYNSATLMIEAAHYEAVRALLCQHLARLQPHLSHPIPLFTWPLAPGIGLAESPQGQDDFGLGRCQILAKALILADASPQSRRQAIQDKFAERKLNWQRPHLNPGSDSHYPPL; this comes from the coding sequence ATGGTCGTTCGTTTGAATTCGGCGGGCATCCACGAGTATTTGATGCATCAGGGCCTGTGCGATTCAACGGATGTTGTTGAAGACGTTCAACAGTTGCTGGGCAAAAATCTGAATCTGCTGGTGCAGATCAGACAGCATGATGCCCCACCTTCAAGCGCCAGTCAGTTGCTGATCAAGCAGGCGCCGATCGGCCGCACTGAGCTTCCCAGTCAGGATTTTGAAGAGGAATGGAGAATTCACCAGCTGCTGGCCTGCCACGAACAACTGCTGCCCTTGCAGGCCTTGCTGCCGCAGGGTCTCAAGTTTGATGCCGACAATGCCATTCAGATCTTTAGATACCTTGGGCCCTATAGCGATCTGGGCGACTTCTATGACGATGCCGAGCAGTTTTCCGCCAAGATCCCTGTGGCCATCGGTAGCGCCCTTGCCACGCTGCACCAGGCCACTTTTCAGCGTCAGGACTACCATCTGGAATTAGACCCAGAAAGCGCTGGACATGAGGCTGAACCACCTGACTTCCGTGACGAGCTTGAAAATCTGACTCCAGAGATCTTTCGGCAGATCTCGATTGATGGCTTGAAGTTCTACAGGCTGTATAATCGCTCAAAGGAGCTCTCAAAGGCCATTGCTGAGTTGGAGCATGATTACGAGCCATGCTGCCTAGTCCACCATGACTTGAAGTTCAGAAATATCTTGCTTCACGATGATTGGTTCCGCTGGCAGCCCCCGCCCTGCCTGCCTGCTGCTGTCGAGGCGTTGTGTCTGCCCGATGCACAGGGCCTTGTACGCCTGATTGATTGGGAGCAGTGGGCATGGGGAGACCCGGCCTTTGATGTTGGCGCCCTGGTGGCTGAGTATCTGCGGCTGTGGTTGAAGAGTCTGGTGCTCAGCCGCGATGTAGACCTGGCGGTGGCGTTGCAACTTGCTGCTGTGCCCCTGGACAGGCTTCAGCCCTCCCTCTCGGCCTTCATGCAGGCCTATCTGGCCCAGTTCCCGGGAATCCTGGCTGCATTTCCGGACTTTCCGGCACGGGTGCTGCGCTTCGCAGGCTTGGGCTTGATTGGAGCGATTCAGGATCGACTGCACTATCGGGAGTCTTGTGGAAATCTGGAAATCGCGATGTTGCAGGTGGCCAGGTCATTGCTCTGCAATCCCGAAGCGGCCATGGTCACGGTGTTTGGCCGCAGCCATGTTTCACCTGACGACTTTCAACCTCCCGGCCCCGAGCCTGACCTTGAGCCAGACCGTGGAGGCATCGGCAGCACGTGTTCTGCCGCCCCATCTCCTCTGGACACGTTGGAGCTGCAGGCCGAGGTGCCTCAGCCTCACTGGCTGCAGCATGGCTCTGGCCAGGAGGCCCTCGCCGATCTGATCAACCATGTTCGCATTGAGCCTCCATTGATTTGTCATCCGGCCTATGCAGACCTCGATCTGGTGCACCCCGGGGAGCCTGTGAGCACGGGAGTGGATCAACGGCAGCAACGCTTGAGCAAGCTACCCGAGCAGCTCCGCCAGGCCTATGTCGTTGGTCAAGTGAGAAACTACCTGCATGATATCTACTTCAGCGGAGAGCAGGAAAGGAAGATCGCTGGCCCTGCGGTGACCAAGGAGTTCAAGAACGATGCTGTATCAGGACTCAACGTGGATTACTTTCATCGGATCCAGCTGGCCAATGGCGGCACTGGCTTCCTTGACTCCGACTGGATGGTCATCGGCTGGGATGAGCATCGTGCCCAGGTCGAGAAGGATGGTCTGCGGCTTTGGGTTGATCCCAATATTGATCTGGTGTTGCAAGACGGCTTGAAGGCAGGCCGCGGCAGTGCCGAGGCTGCGCCGGCCGCTGTGGGGACAATGGTGGTGTTGCGGCTGCCCAATGCCGTTCTGACGGAAGAGAGCTACAGCGCGATTGGCAATGCGGGAGAGCCAGCTCTCGATCAGGCTGGTATCAGCATCTACTTCAATATCAGTGCTGAAGGTGCTCTTGTGCTGATGGATGTTCTGACCAAGGCCCTGAATCAGCAGGATTTTCCCTTTGCTTTGACCATCCTCACCGATCCTGAGTCCTACAGCCGATACAACAGTGCCACCTTGATGATTGAGGCCGCTCACTACGAAGCCGTCCGCGCGCTGCTCTGCCAGCACCTGGCCAGACTGCAGCCCCATCTGAGCCATCCGATTCCCCTGTTCACCTGGCCCCTGGCCCCTGGCATCGGTCTGGCAGAATCACCACAGGGCCAGGACGACTTCGGTCTGGGTCGGTGTCAGATCCTGGCCAAAGCGCTGATCCTGGCTGATGCCAGTCCCCAGTCCCGGCGGCAAGCCATCCAGGACAAGTTTGCGGAGCGCAAGCTGAACTGGCAGCGCCCCCACCTCAATCCTGGGTCAGACTCCCACTACCCACCCCTGTAG
- a CDS encoding peptidase domain-containing ABC transporter, which yields MRYEWVEQHAEEDCGAACLATVARHHGRRLALSRVRELVGTGTRGTTLLGLRRGADAVGFHARAVRADGALLDRLDGLPLPAICHWQGNHWVVLYGRQGRKLVIADPAVGIRRLSPEEFREGWGNGVLLLLEPDLNRLLQQPQEERLPFLRFLRLAWPYRGLLLQALAINVVIGLLALAMPLLMQLLTDDVLVRRDNQLLTSLGLAMLFLFVFRSVISLIQGHIVGHFAQRLQLGMVLEYGHRLLRLPMTYFDSHRSGEVVSRIGDISRINALISDLVLGLPSDFFIASISLVVMLIYSPPLTAVSLLAFGVLIAAGLLFLPAQYEKSRRLIVESAENQGFLVEIFRGAQVLKTTEASPQAWDEYQRNFGSVAHLRWDALQLSLFSGTTTGLLSRVTTLALLWYGSSFVISGQLSIGQLLAFSGMSGNVLGFLEALVDFTDDYLTANVVIRRLSEVLEGSLEDPKGMEKPWVALPQACEIDCRNLSFHHAGRLDLLSNLNLTLPGGRCTALIGESGCGKSTLVKLLAGLYPPQSGSIHYGPYGRHDISLECLRRQVVLVPQEAQFFNRTIFENFRFAYPDVSFDQVVAACDQALADEFIRDLPDGYQTVLGEFGANLSGGQRQRLAIARALVSSPSVLILDESTAALDPVLERRLMDNLLSARRGLTTVIISHRPSVIHRCDWLVYLERGHVVSQGRPQDLGSSAPLAAYLLPA from the coding sequence GTGCGTTACGAGTGGGTGGAGCAACATGCCGAGGAGGATTGCGGCGCCGCCTGCCTGGCTACCGTGGCCCGGCACCATGGCCGCCGGCTGGCCCTCTCCCGGGTGCGGGAACTGGTGGGCACCGGCACCCGGGGCACCACCCTGCTGGGTCTGCGCCGGGGGGCTGATGCCGTTGGTTTCCATGCCCGGGCCGTGCGGGCTGACGGGGCTCTGCTGGATCGGCTGGATGGGCTGCCGCTGCCGGCGATCTGCCACTGGCAGGGCAACCACTGGGTGGTGCTGTACGGCCGGCAGGGTCGCAAGCTGGTGATCGCCGATCCGGCCGTCGGCATCCGCCGGCTGTCCCCTGAGGAGTTTCGGGAGGGCTGGGGCAACGGCGTGCTGCTGTTGCTGGAGCCAGACCTCAACCGGCTGCTGCAGCAGCCGCAGGAAGAGCGGCTGCCGTTCCTGCGCTTTCTGCGGCTGGCCTGGCCCTACCGGGGTCTGCTGCTGCAGGCCCTCGCCATCAACGTGGTGATCGGCCTGCTGGCTCTGGCCATGCCGCTGCTGATGCAGCTGCTCACTGATGACGTGCTGGTGCGCCGGGACAACCAGTTGCTCACCAGCCTCGGCCTGGCGATGCTGTTTCTGTTTGTCTTCCGCAGCGTCATCAGCCTGATCCAGGGCCACATCGTGGGTCATTTCGCCCAGCGCCTTCAGCTGGGGATGGTGCTGGAGTACGGCCACCGGCTGCTGCGGTTGCCGATGACCTATTTCGACAGCCATCGCAGTGGCGAGGTGGTGAGCCGGATCGGCGACATCAGCCGCATCAATGCCCTGATCAGCGATCTGGTGCTGGGCCTGCCCAGTGACTTCTTCATTGCCTCCATCTCGCTGGTGGTGATGCTGATCTACAGCCCGCCCCTCACGGCCGTGTCCCTGCTGGCCTTTGGCGTGCTGATCGCCGCTGGCCTGCTGTTCCTGCCGGCGCAATACGAAAAGAGCCGCCGGCTGATTGTGGAATCGGCTGAGAACCAGGGCTTTCTGGTGGAGATCTTCCGGGGTGCCCAGGTGCTCAAAACCACTGAGGCTTCGCCCCAGGCCTGGGATGAGTACCAGCGCAACTTCGGCAGCGTGGCCCACCTGCGCTGGGATGCCCTGCAGCTCTCGCTGTTCAGTGGCACCACCACAGGGTTGTTGTCACGCGTCACCACCCTGGCCCTGCTCTGGTATGGCAGCAGCTTCGTGATCTCGGGCCAGCTCTCGATCGGCCAACTGCTGGCCTTCAGCGGCATGAGCGGCAATGTGCTCGGCTTTCTGGAAGCCCTCGTCGATTTCACCGACGACTACCTCACGGCCAACGTCGTGATCCGGCGGCTGTCCGAGGTGCTGGAGGGCAGCCTTGAGGACCCGAAAGGGATGGAGAAGCCGTGGGTGGCCCTGCCCCAGGCGTGTGAGATCGACTGCCGCAACCTCAGCTTCCACCACGCCGGACGGCTCGATCTGCTCAGCAACCTCAACCTCACCCTGCCCGGGGGGCGCTGCACAGCCTTGATCGGCGAATCCGGCTGCGGCAAAAGCACCCTGGTGAAGCTGCTGGCCGGCCTCTATCCGCCCCAGAGCGGCTCCATCCACTACGGACCCTATGGCCGCCACGACATCTCGCTGGAATGCCTGCGCCGCCAGGTGGTGCTGGTGCCCCAGGAGGCGCAGTTCTTCAATCGCACGATCTTCGAAAACTTTCGTTTTGCCTATCCGGATGTGAGCTTTGATCAGGTGGTGGCGGCCTGCGACCAGGCCCTCGCCGATGAGTTCATCCGCGACCTGCCCGATGGCTACCAGACCGTGCTGGGCGAATTCGGGGCCAATCTTTCGGGCGGCCAACGCCAGCGCCTGGCGATCGCCCGCGCGCTTGTGTCTTCCCCCTCGGTGTTGATTCTGGATGAGTCCACCGCAGCACTGGATCCGGTGCTGGAGCGCCGCTTGATGGACAATCTGTTGTCGGCACGCCGGGGACTGACCACAGTGATAATCAGCCACCGCCCCAGCGTCATCCATCGCTGTGATTGGCTCGTTTACCTGGAGCGAGGCCATGTTGTTTCCCAGGGTCGGCCGCAGGACCTGGGCAGCAGCGCACCCCTGGCCGCCTACCTCCTGCCGGCATGA
- the clpS gene encoding ATP-dependent Clp protease adapter ClpS, with the protein MRTTATAAPGRESGGAAVMEKAPQRVRKPSPRYKVLLHNDPVNAMDYVVTTLRQVVPSLSEQDAIAVMLEAHNTGVGLVIVCDLEPAEFYCETLKGKGLTSSLEPET; encoded by the coding sequence ATGCGAACCACAGCCACGGCGGCCCCGGGCCGCGAGAGCGGCGGTGCCGCGGTGATGGAGAAGGCACCGCAGCGGGTGCGCAAACCCTCGCCCCGCTACAAGGTGCTGCTCCACAACGACCCCGTCAACGCGATGGACTACGTGGTCACCACCCTGCGCCAGGTGGTGCCCTCGCTCAGTGAGCAGGATGCGATCGCGGTGATGCTGGAGGCCCACAACACCGGCGTGGGCCTGGTGATCGTGTGCGATCTGGAGCCGGCGGAGTTCTACTGCGAAACCCTCAAAGGCAAGGGGCTCACCAGCAGCCTCGAACCGGAAACCTGA
- a CDS encoding LL-diaminopimelate aminotransferase, with product MVQVNGNYLKLKAGYLFPEIARRVKAFGEAHPDAALIRLGIGDVTEPLPQACRNAMKAAIDAMGTAEGFHGYGPEQGYGWLREAIARHDFQARGCQVSAEEIFVSDGSKCDSSNILDILGPDNRIAVTDPVYPVYVDSNVMAGRTGEADAGGRYGGLTYLPISAENSFTAQIPAEPVDLIYLCFPNNPTGAVASRQQLQAWVDYARAHGALILFDAAYEAFIQDPELPHSIYEIEGARECAIEFRSFSKNAGFTGTRCAFTVVPRGLRGQAANGEAVELWGLWNRRQSTKFNGVSYIVQRGAEAVYSAEGQAQVKALVAFYMENAAIIRRELTAAGLQVFGGEQAPYVWLKTPAGLDSWGFFDKLLSQAHVVGTPGSGFGAAGEGYFRLSAFNSRANVDEAMQRIHSL from the coding sequence GTGGTGCAGGTCAACGGCAACTACCTCAAGCTCAAGGCGGGGTACCTGTTTCCAGAGATCGCCCGGAGGGTGAAGGCCTTCGGCGAAGCCCATCCCGATGCCGCCCTGATCCGCCTCGGCATCGGTGATGTGACCGAACCGCTGCCGCAGGCCTGCCGCAACGCCATGAAGGCGGCGATCGATGCCATGGGCACCGCCGAGGGCTTCCATGGCTATGGCCCGGAACAGGGCTATGGCTGGCTGCGCGAGGCGATCGCCCGCCACGACTTCCAGGCCCGCGGCTGCCAGGTGAGTGCCGAGGAGATCTTCGTCTCCGACGGCTCCAAGTGCGACAGCAGCAACATCCTCGACATCCTCGGACCGGACAACCGCATCGCCGTGACCGATCCGGTGTACCCGGTGTATGTGGACAGCAACGTGATGGCGGGCCGCACCGGTGAAGCCGATGCCGGTGGACGCTACGGCGGCCTCACCTACCTGCCGATCAGCGCCGAGAACAGCTTCACGGCCCAGATCCCCGCAGAACCGGTGGATCTGATCTATCTCTGCTTCCCCAACAACCCCACCGGCGCGGTGGCCAGCCGCCAGCAGCTGCAGGCCTGGGTGGACTATGCCCGCGCCCACGGCGCCCTGATCCTGTTCGACGCCGCCTACGAGGCCTTCATCCAGGATCCGGAGCTGCCCCATTCGATCTACGAGATCGAGGGGGCCCGCGAGTGCGCGATCGAGTTCCGCTCCTTCTCCAAGAACGCCGGCTTCACCGGCACCCGCTGTGCCTTCACGGTGGTGCCCCGTGGGCTGAGGGGCCAGGCGGCCAATGGCGAAGCGGTGGAGCTGTGGGGCCTGTGGAACCGGCGCCAGAGCACCAAGTTCAACGGCGTCAGCTACATCGTGCAGCGCGGGGCCGAGGCGGTGTATTCCGCCGAGGGGCAGGCCCAGGTGAAGGCACTGGTGGCCTTCTACATGGAAAACGCCGCGATCATCCGGCGCGAGCTGACGGCAGCCGGACTGCAGGTGTTCGGCGGCGAGCAGGCGCCCTATGTATGGCTCAAAACGCCCGCCGGACTCGACTCGTGGGGCTTCTTCGACAAGCTGCTGAGCCAGGCCCACGTGGTGGGCACCCCCGGCAGCGGTTTCGGCGCCGCCGGAGAGGGCTATTTCCGCCTCTCTGCCTTCAACAGCCGCGCCAATGTGGATGAGGCCATGCAGCGGATCCACAGCCTGTGA
- a CDS encoding cell wall metabolism sensor histidine kinase WalK — translation MLMKPRKPRQSLRLRLVVWYSLLAGISMLVSDGYTYLEFRQTLLAQIDRSLEVSAIQARKNLDDEVDALVFDPRRDAPLLASLLNDAGVEIYLISLDGSVKEQFGDSLSSLNTSNLKPGYNTLAKPSGRWRIYTKELLSKEGEPSGWLKVAQSLRPMDATLARVFQRNLLKLPILLGMIALGGLFLANRALQPIAQITRTIQRIRVSGDLAQRIHYKSSADDELARLATLFDGMLDSIQATFEHERRFTADASHELRTPLTAMKGRLQVTLSQLRTVETYEETLKAIGQEVDRLIRLSNDLLLLSRLEQNHIGGPMEPVDLGTLLAESAAQIQPLADLRQLQLTTDLAPALQIQGFPDHLIRLFLNLLDNAVKHTPAAGEVSLQARATEAGVQVILRDTGIGIPPEHLPHLFERFYRVEKSRSRALGGTGLGLAIAQEIVLRHHGQISVASEPGVGTTFTITFPRHGDQPVAKP, via the coding sequence ATGCTGATGAAGCCGCGAAAGCCCCGGCAGAGTCTGCGCCTGAGGCTGGTGGTCTGGTACAGCCTGCTGGCCGGTATTTCGATGCTCGTTTCGGATGGGTACACTTATCTTGAGTTTCGCCAGACTCTGCTTGCCCAGATTGACCGTTCACTGGAAGTCAGTGCGATTCAGGCACGCAAAAACCTCGATGATGAGGTTGATGCCCTGGTGTTTGATCCTCGCCGGGATGCGCCGCTGTTGGCTTCCCTGCTTAATGATGCAGGCGTAGAGATCTATCTGATCAGTCTGGATGGTTCGGTGAAAGAGCAGTTTGGAGATTCGCTCTCATCCCTCAACACATCCAACCTCAAGCCTGGGTATAACACCCTGGCCAAGCCCAGTGGGCGCTGGCGAATCTATACAAAGGAACTTCTGAGCAAGGAGGGTGAACCCTCAGGCTGGCTGAAGGTGGCTCAATCTCTCAGGCCCATGGACGCCACCTTGGCCAGGGTGTTTCAGCGCAATCTCCTCAAGCTGCCCATCCTGCTTGGCATGATTGCCCTTGGCGGTCTGTTTCTCGCCAACCGTGCCCTGCAGCCCATTGCCCAGATCACTAGAACGATTCAGCGTATTCGGGTGAGTGGTGATCTCGCCCAGCGCATCCACTACAAGAGCAGTGCGGATGATGAACTGGCGCGGCTGGCCACACTCTTTGACGGCATGCTGGATTCCATCCAGGCCACCTTTGAGCACGAGAGGCGTTTCACGGCAGATGCATCCCATGAGCTCCGCACCCCCCTGACGGCCATGAAGGGGCGGTTGCAGGTCACCCTGAGCCAGCTCCGCACAGTAGAAACCTATGAGGAGACGCTCAAGGCGATTGGCCAGGAAGTGGACCGCTTGATCCGGCTCAGCAATGATCTGCTGCTGCTTTCTCGCCTCGAGCAGAATCACATCGGTGGACCGATGGAACCGGTTGACTTGGGAACCCTATTGGCTGAATCGGCTGCCCAGATTCAGCCCCTGGCTGATCTGCGCCAGCTACAGCTGACCACAGACCTTGCCCCTGCACTTCAGATCCAGGGATTCCCTGACCATTTAATCCGCTTGTTTCTGAACCTCCTGGATAATGCTGTGAAGCACACTCCGGCTGCTGGTGAAGTCAGCTTGCAGGCACGCGCCACTGAGGCCGGCGTCCAGGTCATCCTTCGGGATACGGGCATCGGCATCCCGCCAGAGCACCTGCCCCACTTGTTTGAGCGCTTTTACCGCGTCGAAAAGTCCCGTTCCCGGGCCCTGGGTGGCACCGGCCTGGGCCTGGCCATCGCCCAGGAAATTGTTCTCCGCCATCACGGCCAGATCTCAGTGGCCAGCGAGCCTGGTGTGGGCACAACATTCACGATCACCTTCCCGCGGCATGGCGATCAACCCGTGGCCAAGCCATGA
- a CDS encoding CPBP family intramembrane glutamic endopeptidase yields MLRWWSTVLYVPGLYITGFLLSRPLAWAAPAWRPDQVDLAGVSLSFALLLATLPWRLRTAWGATQPWRTLGLAVSPGQALAGIAMGLTKAIALLLLVSLALLFSQQARWQGATDAGLLANALLLACGVGLAEELLFRGWLWGELRLRLNGQRALLAQALVFGLVHPWYREPGLLALSLLGALTLLGVVLARERELGKGALWGPAALHGGLVGGWFLLQNGLLTVSAQAPGWWAGPSGMTSGTNPLGGAIGWLGLLGLLLYQQRRGHSLGR; encoded by the coding sequence ATGCTGCGCTGGTGGAGCACGGTGCTCTACGTGCCGGGGCTCTACATCACCGGCTTCCTGCTCTCCAGGCCCCTCGCCTGGGCGGCCCCAGCCTGGCGCCCCGACCAGGTGGACCTGGCCGGAGTGTCGCTCTCGTTTGCCCTGCTGCTGGCCACCCTGCCCTGGCGGCTGCGGACCGCCTGGGGAGCGACGCAGCCCTGGAGGACCCTTGGTCTGGCCGTCAGCCCCGGCCAGGCGCTGGCCGGCATCGCCATGGGGCTGACCAAGGCCATCGCCCTGCTGCTCCTGGTGAGCCTGGCGCTGCTGTTCAGCCAGCAGGCCCGCTGGCAGGGGGCAACGGATGCTGGCCTGCTCGCCAATGCTCTGCTGCTGGCCTGCGGGGTGGGTCTGGCCGAGGAGCTGCTGTTTCGCGGCTGGCTCTGGGGGGAGCTGCGGCTGCGGCTGAACGGTCAGCGGGCGCTGCTGGCGCAGGCCCTGGTGTTCGGCCTGGTGCACCCCTGGTACCGGGAACCCGGCCTGCTGGCCCTCAGCCTGCTGGGCGCCCTCACCCTGCTGGGGGTGGTGCTGGCCAGGGAGCGGGAGCTGGGCAAGGGCGCGCTGTGGGGGCCGGCGGCGCTGCACGGCGGCCTGGTGGGCGGCTGGTTCCTGCTGCAGAACGGGCTGCTGACGGTGTCTGCCCAGGCGCCGGGCTGGTGGGCCGGGCCCAGCGGAATGACCTCAGGCACCAATCCCCTGGGGGGCGCGATCGGCTGGCTGGGGCTGCTGGGGCTGCTGCTCTACCAGCAACGGCGTGGCCACAGCCTGGGTCGCTGA
- a CDS encoding response regulator transcription factor codes for MRILLIEDDSGISRFIQQGLSEAGYAIDVASDGPEGVRFAEAADYDAIVLDVLLPGQDGLSVLKILRQRGLQTPVLLLTALDTVEDRVLGLDAGADDYLTKPFDFTELLARLRALLRRPPLHADVVLKVGDLQMDTAHRIVKRDEHQIDLSPREYSLLEYLMRNADHVLSRTQIAQHVWSFDFYGDFKVIDVYVGYLRRKIDQQGSPSLIRTVRGVGYSINANVDPSPAE; via the coding sequence ATGCGAATTCTATTGATTGAAGATGATTCTGGGATCTCCAGGTTCATTCAGCAAGGACTGAGCGAGGCTGGCTATGCCATTGATGTGGCTTCTGATGGCCCCGAAGGCGTGCGGTTTGCCGAGGCTGCTGATTACGATGCCATCGTGCTGGATGTGCTGCTGCCCGGCCAGGATGGCCTGAGCGTCCTGAAGATCCTGCGCCAGCGGGGGCTTCAGACCCCGGTGCTGCTGCTCACGGCCCTGGATACCGTCGAAGACCGGGTGCTGGGTCTGGATGCAGGGGCTGATGACTACCTGACCAAACCATTTGATTTCACAGAGCTGCTGGCGCGCCTGCGGGCCTTGCTGAGGCGCCCGCCTCTGCATGCGGATGTTGTGCTCAAAGTGGGTGATCTGCAGATGGACACAGCCCACAGGATCGTCAAGCGGGATGAGCACCAGATTGATCTCAGCCCACGGGAGTACTCCCTGCTGGAATACCTGATGCGCAATGCAGATCACGTTCTCAGTCGCACTCAGATTGCCCAGCATGTCTGGAGTTTTGACTTCTATGGCGACTTCAAGGTTATTGATGTCTATGTTGGCTACCTGCGCCGGAAAATTGATCAACAGGGGTCACCTTCGCTGATCAGGACTGTTCGTGGCGTCGGTTATTCTATCAACGCCAATGTGGACCCTTCTCCTGCCGAATGA